The Stomoxys calcitrans chromosome 3, idStoCalc2.1, whole genome shotgun sequence genome includes a region encoding these proteins:
- the LOC106092711 gene encoding zinc carboxypeptidase — translation MQLIVVIATAALVLALVSADEPAAARYDGFKVYKVFVKDEQQLDEFKKMSSNLPVHFLGAIGGPDKHYDVAIDPANHEAMESYLQDNELGYVRTIDDLQAILDESVPQTKWLFPSKHSFNWTAYHDLKPLYEWLDYVTIRNHLKVTPFVIGYSYERRPIKAIRISMKLGNKAIFIESNIHAIEWISSATTTCFIDRLLKAENKDMKNLLWNYDWIFVPVLNPDGFEFSRHKVRLWRKNRKPTGFSNSSGPCYGVDLNRNFDFEWGETGWNIDVPCDHWYGGAKPDSEPEVKALERFVKSFPRKYIRMYLAFHSYGNMVLLPYGHTIDEFPENYDQMMRIAKAFAAGAKVKYGTVFRSGASGLLNYLVSGSAKDWAYGIRHIPFTATIELRDDGSKYGFFLPASQILEVCDEVTDGIVAMVDQAKAEGLF, via the exons ATGCAACTTATCGTGGTAATAGCTACTGCTGCCTTAGTACTGGCTCTGGTGTCAGCAGACGAACCAGCTGCTGCTCGTTACGATGGTTTTAAAGTCTACAAAGTATTTGTCAAGGACGAACAACAACTGGATGAATTCAAGAAGATGTCAAGTAACCTGCCG GTACATTTTCTGGGTGCCATTGGCGGTCCGGATAAACATTATGATGTGGCCATCGATCCTGCCAATCACGAAGCCATGGAAAGCTATCTGCAGGACAATGAATTGGGCTACGTACGCACCATAGACGATTTGCAAGC CATTCTTGATGAAAGCGTGCCTCAAACAAAATGGCTGTTCCCCTCAAAGCATTCATTTAACTGGACCGCATACCATGACTTGAAGCCTCTTTATGAGTGGCTAGACTATGTGACCATCCGTAATCATCTTAAAGTAACTCCCTTTGTGATTGGATATTCGTATGAACGAAGACCCATTAAAGCGATTcgcatttctatgaaattgggAAACAAAGCTATTTTCATTGAGTCCAACATTCACGCTATCGAATGGATTTCGTCGGCCACCACCACCTGCTTTATTGATAGATTGCTGAAAGCCGAGAATAAGGATATGAAGAATTTGTTGTGGAATTACGATTGGATATTTGTACCAGTCCTTAATCCCGACGGTTTTGAGTTTTCTCGTCATAAGGTACGTTTGTGGCGTAAGAATCGCAAACCCACCGGTTTCTCCAACTCCTCCGGCCCTTGCTATGGTGTCGATTTGAATCGCAACTTCGACTTCGAATGGGGAG AAACTGGTTGGAATATCGATGTTCCCTGCGATCACTGGTATGGAGGTGCAAAACCCGATTCTGAGCCCGAAGTGAAAGCTTTGGAAAGATTTGTTAAGAGTTTTCCTCGAAAATACATTCGAATGTATTTGGCTTTCCATTCGTATGGCAACATGGTTCTATTGCCCTACGGCCATACCATTGATGAATTCCCAGAAAACTATGACCAAATGATGCGCATTGCCAAAGCTTTTGCTGCCGGTGCCAAAGTCAAATATGGAACCGTATTTCGAAGTGGTGCCAGTGGTCTTCTAAATT ATTTAGTTTCTGGTTCGGCCAAGGACTGGGCATATGGTATTCGACACATTCCTTTCACTGCCACTATTGAATTACGCGACGAtggttctaagtatggtttctTCTTGCCTGCTTCCCAAATTCTTGAGGTTTGTGACGAAGTGACTGATGGTATTGTGGCAATGGTTGATCAAGCTAAGGCTGAGggtcttttttaa
- the LOC106092709 gene encoding zinc carboxypeptidase, whose amino-acid sequence MKLVVVITTLAALLGLASANQPAAARYDDFKVYKVFVKDEQQLDEFKGMSNNLPVQFLTDIAGAGRSYDVAIDPVNHKAMEDFLQNSEMSYERTIDDLQAILDESPLVPQAKGPFHSALNWTHYHDLKNIYDWMDLIKRDIRVKSYVIGYSYENRPIRAVRISTRLGNKAIFIESNIHAIEWISSATTTCFIDRLLKARDGELINLLWNYDWIFVPVLNPDGLEYTHYKERLWRKNRKPTGFSNSSGPCYGVDMNRNFDFEWGRSGWNIDVPCDHWYGGAEPDSEPEVQALQNFVKSFPRNYIRMYLAFHSYGNMVLLPYGHTIDEFPDNYQQMMRIAEAFAAGAKVKYGTVFRSGASGLLNYLVSGSAKDWAYGVRGIPFTATIELRDDGSKYGFFLPASQILEVCDEVTDGIVAMVRKARSEGLFNWF is encoded by the exons ATGAAACTCGTTGTGGTAATAACAACCTTAGCAGCACTCCTTGGTCTGGCTTCAGCTAACCAACCAGCTGCTGCTCGTTACGATGACTTTAAAGTCTACAAAGTCTTTGTCAAGGACGAACAACAATTGGATGAATTCAAGGGGATGTCAAACAACCTTCCG GTGCAATTTCTGACTGACATAGCTGGCGCCGGGCGTAGTTATGATGTGGCCATCGATCCTGTCAATCACAAGGCCATGGAAGATTTTCTGCAGAACAGTGAAATGAGCTACGAACGCACCATTGATGATCTGCAAGC CATTCTTGATGAGAGCCCACTCGTTCCTCAGGCAAAGGGTCCATTCCACTCTGCTCTAAACTGGACCCATTATCATGATTTAAAAAACATTTACGATTGGATGGACCTCATAAAGCGAGATATTAGAGTTAAATCGTACGTAATTGGATACTCCTATGAAAATCGTCCCATCAGGGCGGTTCGTATCTCTACCAGACTGGGAAACAAGGCTATTTTCATTGAGTCCAACATTCACGCTATCGAATGGATCTCATCGGCCACCACCACCTGCTTCATAGATAGATTGCTGAAAGCCCGTGATGGGGAATTGATAAATTTGTTGTGGAACTATGATTGGATATTTGTGCCAGTCCTTAATCCCGATGGTTTGGAGTATACTCATTATAAGGAACGTTTGTGGCGTAAGAATCGCAAACCCACCGGTTTCTCTAACTCCTCCGGACCTTGCTATGGCGTCGATATGAATCGCAACTTTGACTTTGAATGGGGAA GATCTGGTTGGAACATTGATGTTCCCTGCGATCACTGGTATGGTGGTGCTGAGCCCGACTCTGAGCCCGAAGTGCAAGCTCTACAAAACTTTGTCAAGAGTTTTCCCCGAAACTACATTCGAATGTATTTGGCTTTCCATTCATATGGCAACATGGTTCTATTGCCCTATGGTCACACCATTGATGAATTCCCAGATAACTATCAACAAATGATGCGCATTGCCGAAGCTTTTGCTGCTGGAGCCAAAGTCAAATATGGGACCGTATTTCGAAGTGGTGCCAGTGGTCTTCTAAATT ATTTAGTTTCTGGTTCGGCCAAGGACTGGGCATATGGTGTTCGAGGTATTCCTTTCACTGCCACCATTGAATTGCGCGACGAtggttctaagtatggtttctTCTTGCCTGCCTCCCAAATTCTTGAGGTTTGTGACGAAGTGACTGATGGTATTGTGGCAATGGTTCGCAAGGCGAGATCTGAGGGACTTTTTAATTGGTTCTAA
- the LOC106092713 gene encoding thioredoxin-like protein 4A, which yields MSYMLPHLHNGWQVDQAILSEEDRVVVIRFGHDWDPACMKMDEVMYSIAEKVKNFAVIYLVDITEVPDFNKMYELYDPCTVMFFFRNKHIMIDLGTGNNNKINWPLEDKQEMIDIVETVYRGARKGRGLVVSPKDYSTKYRY from the exons ATGTCTTATATGCTTCCACATTTACACAATGGATGGCAGGTGGACCAGGCCATTCTATCGGAGGAAGACCGAGTTGTG GTTATACGTTTTGGCCACGATTGGGATCCCGCTTGCATGAAAATGGATGAAGTTATGTACAGCATAGCTGAGAAAGTGAAAAACTTTGCCGTCATTTATTTGGTGGACATAACGGAAGTTCctgatttcaacaaaatgtacgaattgtatgATCCGTGCACTGTGATGTTCTTTTTCCGCAACAAACACATTATGATTGATTTGGGAACGGGtaataataacaaaatcaaTTGGCCCCTGGAGGATAAACAAGAAATGATTGACATAGTTGAAACTGTATACAGGGGTGCACGTAAAGGCCGTGGTTTGGTGGTATCTCCGAAAGATTACTCAACCAAATATAGATATTAA